One genomic segment of Vulgatibacter sp. includes these proteins:
- a CDS encoding transposase, translating to MRRKQKKHEASSPSSAPETGTELDTTSNSPDVRRGRPGRRGAEDRREAVLQLLAGKASVDPLAMRYGVYPSTIESWRDEALAGIEKMIERGSSKRAREAELEQEKELLTRCRSLETWRSTEPISTCATVLTTSGHYTPVFGATPFQDEDVRS from the coding sequence ATGAGGCGCAAGCAAAAGAAGCACGAAGCATCCTCCCCCTCCTCGGCGCCCGAGACGGGCACCGAGCTCGACACCACCTCCAACTCCCCTGATGTCCGTCGGGGCAGGCCCGGTCGCAGAGGCGCAGAGGATCGGCGCGAAGCCGTCCTGCAGTTGCTCGCGGGCAAGGCTTCGGTCGACCCGCTGGCCATGAGGTACGGCGTATACCCCTCCACGATCGAGAGCTGGCGCGACGAGGCGCTTGCGGGGATCGAGAAGATGATCGAGCGGGGCTCGAGCAAGAGGGCTCGCGAGGCAGAGCTCGAGCAGGAGAAGGAGCTGCTCACGCGGTGTAGGAGCCTGGAGACATGGCGTTCAACCGAACCCATCTCCACCTGCGCCACTGTCTTGACTACGTCGGGACACTACACTCCCGTCTTTGGCGCTACGCCTTTTCAAGATGAAGACGTACGCAGCTAG